One window of the Salvia splendens isolate huo1 chromosome 1, SspV2, whole genome shotgun sequence genome contains the following:
- the LOC121775994 gene encoding uncharacterized protein LOC121775994 yields MANLPSFQVPMLNKSSFDNWSIKMKALLGAHDVWEIVESGYEEPQDETALSQQQRDRLRDARKRDKKALYLIYQALGDDDFEKISSASTAKEAWKKLQISCIGADRVKKVRLQTLRGEFESLHMKESESISDYFSRVLAVSNQMKRNGEKLEDVRIMEKILRSLTPNFEHIVVTIEETKNLEEISIDHLLGSLQAYEEKQKKKQEIVEQLLKLQVSPKEKEESSGNGGGRQGRGRRQRQDRGRGRGYARGRGRGYFPNNEERKEFPNRGRGRSSPQSRYDKSSIKCYNCHRYGHYASECRDAKSKVEEKANYVENTNEENGCVLLAYKGEAGRKDDTWYLDTGASNHMCGNRSMFVELDESVSGNVSFGDESKIPVKGKGKILIRLKNGAHDFISNHATKISLGCGIFDLGT; encoded by the exons ATGGCTAACTTGCCGTCGTTCCAAGTCCCCATGCTCAATAAGAGCAGTTTCGATaattggagtattaagatgAAAGCGTTATTGGGAGCCCATGACGTTTGGGAGATCGTGGAGAGTGGCTATGAGGAGCCACAAGATGAGACCGCTCTATCCCAACAACAAAGGGATAGATTGCGAGATGCGAGAAAGAGAGACAAGAAGGCTCTCTATCTCATCTACCAAGCTCTAGGGGACGACGATTTCGAGAAGATCTCGAGTGCAAGCACCGCCAAAGAAGCGTGGAAGAAGCTCCAAATCTCGTGTATTGGAGCGGATCGAGTAAAGAAGGTACGTCTCCAAACTTTAAGAGGAGAATTTGAATCTTTGCATATGAAAGAGTCCGAATCAATTTCAGATTACTTTTCAAGAGTCTTGGCGGtgtcaaatcaaatgaaaagaaatggTGAAAAATTGGAGGATGTTAGAATTATGGAAAAAATATTGCGTTCTCTAACTCCCAATTTTGAGCATATAGTAGTTACAATTGAGGAAACAAAAAATTTAGAGGAAATTAGTATCGATCACCTATTGGGATCGCTACAAGCATATGAGgagaaacaaaagaagaaacagGAAATTGTGGAGCAACTTTTAAAGTTGCAAGTGAGCCCaaaggagaaagaagaaagttCGGGCAATGGTGGTGGTCGACAAGGAAGAGGTCGCAGACAAAGACAAGATCGTGGTCGTGGCCGGGGATATGCTCGTGGACGTGGCCGAGGATATTTTCCGAACAATGAAGAAAGAAAGGAGTTCCCAAATAGGGGACGAGGAAGGAGTTCCCCACAGTCGAGGTACGATAAATCTTCAATAAAGTGTTACAATTGTCATAGATATGGGCACTATGCTTCCGAGTGCAGAGATGCAAAATCAAAAGTTGAAGAGAAGGCTAATTACGTGGAGAATacgaatgaagaaaatggttgtGTCCTTCTAGCTTATAAAGGAGAAGCTGGGAGAAAAGATGATACGTGGTACCTCGACACAGGAGCGAGCAATCATATGTGCGGGAACAGAAGCATGTTCGTGGAGCTTGATGAATCAGTAAGTGGTAACGTCtcctttggtgatgaatctAAAATTCCAGTTAAAGGGAAAGGCAAGATACTAATTCGTTTGAAGAATGGAGCTCATGATTTTATTTCTAAC CATGCTACAAAGATAAGTCTTGGTTGTGGCATCTTCGATTTGGGCACCTGA
- the LOC121803032 gene encoding uncharacterized protein LOC121803032: MQVFHPTTYSTSPPPATADQDPMSSARTLGDVEQTWCRAVSCGTGSTVLTLQMGKPESKLPLLHQVLKKLLHSHPLLRSKLHYNPSSKSFSFLPPSSSSSPPLPIITHDIPTTAALLSTSDLPPCHLITEHELNHTQWRHPSSFPCYVIHAAFYALSESQSIVAVRLHASVCDRTTAESILREMMELVVEAEGGRKFAGAENGGEGRAGIEAMVPRGAGKKTLWAHGVDMLGYSVGSLRLSNLKFKNTKAARYSEVVRLKMDTHQTALVLAGCKSRGIKLCGALAAAGLIAAHSTSGKLTKKYGVVTLIDTRSLLHPSLSTNHFGYYQLAILNTHTINGGEELWDLAERSYSQFARDKKNKTHFSDMADLSFLMRRAMENPSLTASSSLRTSLISIFEDPVIDNTREMKREIGVEDYIGCSSTHGVGPSVAIFDTIRNGELDCACVYPAPLHSRDQMVQLIAHMKKILVDGSY; this comes from the exons ATGCAAGTTTTCCATCCAACAACATATAGCACTTCCCCTCCTCCGGCCACCGCCGACCAAGACCCGATGAGCTCCGCGCGAACCCTAGGGGATGTGGAGCAAACCTGGTGCCGCGCAGTGTCGTGCGGCACCGGGTCCACCGTCCTGACCCTCCAAATGGGCAAACCCGAGTCGAAACTCCCACTCCTCCACCAAGTCCTCAAAAAGCTCCTCCACTCCCACCCCCTCCTCCGCTCCAAGCTCCACTACAACCCCTCCTCAAAGTCCTTCTCCTTCCTCcccccctcctcctcctcctcccctcccctccccaTCATCACCCACGACATCCCCACCACCGCCGCCCTCCTCTCCACCTCCGACCTCCCCCCCTGCCACCTCATCACCGAGCACGAGCTCAACCACACCCAATGGCGCCACCCAAGCTCCTTCCCATGCTACGTCATCCACGCCGCATTCTACGCCCTCTCCGAATCCCAGTCCATCGTGGCGGTGCGCCTCCACGCCTCCGTCTGCGACCGGACCACCGCGGAGTCGATCCTGCGCGAGATGATGGAGCTCGTGGTGGAGGCGGAGGGGGGGCGGAAGTTCGCCGGAGCGGAAAACGGCGGGGAAGGGAGAGCGGGGATCGAGGCGATGGTGCCACGTGGGGCGGGGAAGAAGACGCTGTGGGCCCATGGAGTGGACATGCTTGGGTATTCAGTGGGCTCATTAAGGCTGAGTAATTTGAAGTTCAAGAACACAAAGGCGGCCAGGTATTCCGAGGTTGTACGGCTCAAAATGGACACTCATCAAACTGCTTTGGTTCTTGCT GGCTGCAAATCAAGAGGAATAAAACTTTGCGGAGCCCTAGCGGCTGCCGGACTAATCGCGGCACATTCAACCTCCGGCAAGCTAACTAAGAAATACGGCGTCGTTACTCTCATTGACACCCGCTCTCTTCTCCATCCATCTCTTTCCACTAATCATTTCG gaTACTACCAACTGGCGATCCTGAACACACACACAATAAACGGCGGCGAAGAGCTATGGGACTTAGCCGAGAGGAGCTACTCACAATTCGCACGTGACAAAAAAAACAAGACGCATTTTTCGGACATGGCGGATTTGAGCTTCCTGATGAGGAGGGCGATGGAGAATCCGAGCCTGACGGCGTCGTCGTCTCTGCGGACGTCGTTGATATCGATTTTCGAGGATCCGGTGATCGACAACACGAGAGAGATGAAGCGGGAGATAGGCGTGGAGGACTACATTGGCTGCTCCTCCACGCACGGGGTGGGGCCCTCGGTGGCCATATTCGACACCATCCGCAATGGTGAGCTGGACTGCGCCTGCGTGTATCCGGCGCCGCTGCACTCCAGGGATCAGATGGTGCAGCTCATTGCTCACATGAAGAAGATTCTTGTTGATGGGAGTTActga